One window from the genome of Candidatus Chlorohelix allophototropha encodes:
- a CDS encoding DUF4188 domain-containing protein: MSKIFAGRYTAASDEPVVVFMVGMRINRFWQVTKWLPVAKAMTPMLKTLYQNPEKGFMGGQFFLSWRGLMLVQYWRSFEELEEFARNPSDPHLPAWRQFNKNVGKDGSVGIWHETYIVQPGKYESVYGNMPKFGLAAVTNHVPAVGNRETARHRLGREAVSVNGNDNK, translated from the coding sequence GGGGCGCTATACCGCCGCCTCGGATGAGCCTGTCGTTGTTTTTATGGTCGGAATGCGTATCAACCGCTTCTGGCAAGTCACTAAATGGTTACCAGTTGCCAAAGCGATGACTCCTATGCTCAAGACGCTTTATCAAAACCCGGAGAAGGGTTTTATGGGAGGGCAATTTTTCCTATCTTGGCGAGGGCTAATGCTAGTGCAATACTGGCGTTCTTTTGAAGAACTAGAGGAGTTTGCCCGAAACCCTTCTGACCCACATTTACCAGCTTGGCGACAGTTCAACAAAAATGTAGGTAAGGATGGTTCGGTGGGGATTTGGCACGAAACCTATATAGTGCAACCCGGTAAATATGAATCGGTTTATGGCAATATGCCAAAATTTGGGCTTGCCGCTGTGACAAATCATGTTCCGGCAGTGGGGAATCGTGAGACTGCCCGCCATCGGTTGGGTAGGGAAGCTGTGTCTGTTAACGGTAATGATAATAAATAA
- a CDS encoding NAD-dependent epimerase/dehydratase family protein encodes MSITNELHLVLGTGPLGKATMQALVAQGKRVRMVNRSGKANVPNGVEVVAGDVTKLDSAKSLCREASVIYLCAQPAYHRWQEEFEPYMTCAIEAASASGAKLIFGDNLYMYGEVAGEINENLPYKAQTKKGKVRAQIATTLLEAHRAGKVRAAIGRASDFFGPEVLDSALGNRIFYPALAGKSAGAAGDLDALHTYTYIKDFGVGLATLGLRDEALGQVWHVPNSETITTRQFLNLVFEEIKLPPKMSGISKTMMRMAGLFIPGARETVEMMYEFEKPFVVDSRKFENTFGIKATPVRAAIHETVEWYKSNPQKKH; translated from the coding sequence ATGAGTATCACAAATGAATTGCATCTGGTTCTGGGAACCGGACCCCTCGGTAAAGCTACTATGCAGGCGTTGGTGGCACAGGGCAAGCGTGTGAGAATGGTAAACCGCAGCGGAAAAGCCAATGTACCCAATGGTGTTGAAGTCGTGGCAGGGGATGTAACCAAACTCGATAGTGCAAAATCTTTATGCCGTGAGGCTTCGGTAATATATTTATGCGCCCAACCCGCCTATCATCGCTGGCAGGAAGAATTTGAACCTTATATGACTTGTGCAATTGAAGCGGCTTCCGCTTCCGGCGCAAAGCTTATCTTTGGCGATAACCTGTATATGTATGGTGAAGTAGCCGGCGAAATAAACGAAAACCTACCCTATAAAGCTCAAACCAAAAAGGGAAAAGTACGCGCTCAAATCGCTACTACGCTGCTGGAGGCACATCGCGCCGGAAAGGTACGCGCCGCTATTGGTCGCGCTTCCGATTTCTTTGGACCGGAAGTGCTTGATTCGGCATTAGGCAATCGAATCTTTTATCCCGCGTTGGCGGGTAAGTCCGCTGGTGCGGCAGGAGATCTAGATGCGCTGCATACCTATACCTATATCAAGGATTTTGGGGTAGGTCTGGCGACATTGGGTTTGCGGGACGAGGCGTTAGGGCAGGTTTGGCATGTACCTAATTCCGAGACCATCACCACCCGCCAATTCCTTAATCTGGTATTCGAGGAAATCAAACTCCCGCCAAAAATGAGCGGAATAAGTAAAACAATGATGCGGATGGCAGGGTTGTTTATTCCCGGCGCACGCGAGACGGTAGAAATGATGTATGAGTTTGAAAAGCCCTTTGTAGTGGACAGTCGTAAGTTTGAAA